A window of Bacillus toyonensis BCT-7112 genomic DNA:
TCTACTAACCATAAGGACTAAAGGGATCATCTAAGGATACTTTTGTATTCAAAGGAGTCTCCACTTTAAACAACGTGTTACAGCGTAAAGTAGAGGAAGTTCAAAATCCAATGAAAAAGAGGATTGATATTGTGATTACGAAAAGTTTTTATTTCACTCATTCAACAGGGGATTGTATTAAAATATTCGAAATCCCTGTCCTACAGGCGCAGCATCCATTATCGTTTCTAATTCAGTCTCGTCTTCAATTATTTATTGCAAAAATTCAAAAACAAAAGCACCCAAGATTTTCGTATTCTTTCCGTGAATATTTACAAAAATGTTTGAAGTGGAATGATTATTTAAATGTATATAAAACAAATACCCTTGAAAAAAACGCATAAATTAGAGCAGGACAGAGTCAGGAATACTCTGTCTTTTTATTTTAGGTATAAAAATATAATTAATTTGATGAAATTTCGTTCGAAATTGTTGAAAGCATTAGGAATGCTAGTATAATAACAAGGAGAGCGTATTGGAAAGGGAAGAAGGATAGTATGCAAAAAATTAAAATTGTAACAGATTCAACGGCAGATTTATCACAAGATGTAATCGAGAAGTATGACATTCATGTTCTACCATTATCAATCTCTGTAAATGGACAAACATATTTAGATCGCGTTGATTTACAACCTGATGAGTTTATTGAAGAAATGATTAAATCAGAGGAACTACCAAAAACATCACAACCAGCTATGGGTACATTTGTAGAAATGTATGACAAGCTAGGTGAAGATGGAAGTGAAGTACTTTCTATCCATATGACAAGTGGAATGAGTGGTACTGTTGCGACTGCAAATAGTGCTGCATCGATGACTGATACAAAAGTAACAGTTGTTGATTCACAATTTATTACACATGCTTTAGCATATCAAGTAATAGAATCTGCAAAAATGGCAAATGAAGGACGCTCACTAGAAGAAATTTTAAAACGTGTAGATGAAGTGAGAAAGAATACTCGTTTATATGTAGTGGTAGATACATTAGAAAACTTAGTGAAGGGTGGACGTATCGGTAAAGGAAAAGCGTTTATCGGTTCGCTACTTAATATAAAGCCAATTGCTAGCCTTGAAGACGGTGTTTATAACCCTGTAACGAAAGTGCGCAGTCAAGGCCAAATTGTAAAAACGTTAGCTAAGTTATTTGAGCAAGATACAGCAGGAAAAGTTGTAAAAGCTGTTGCGATTCCGCATGCAAAAGCAATTCCTTTAGCTGAAAGTATGAAAGCAGCTGTGGAAAAAGTGAGTGGATTTACTCAATCAGAAATTTTCTATACAACGCCTATTATTAGTACTCATACAGGTCCGGGTGCAATTGGATTTATGTATTTAGCAGAGTAATAAAAAAGCTACTTGAAAATATATTTCAAGTAGCTTTTTTATCCCGCATTAACGGACAGTAAGACCCTCACCTCAAAATTCAGCGAAAGCAAAGAAGTTAGGTGTGAGATCAACGGTCCGTAAATGCCCGATTGGTGAAGGCTAATAATCAGTGGGGATGATGAACAACCCCCACTGATTAAAGTTTCACTTTATGTGAATAGAAAGTAAGAAATGAGAAGGGCTATACAGGCGCTCCCGCTAATGATGTAGCGAGTCTGTAAATATTCATTCATAGAAAACACCCTTTATGATTTTCTATATTATATGATGGATATAGAAAATAAGTAGTTACATTACACTTGTAAAGTTTCGATTTTTTCTTGTACTTGTTTTTTATTTGTGTCGCTATTATAAGTAAAAGTTTGGCCTAAAAAGAGTACATGCAGTTGTTCCCACGGTAACATACGTAAATTCCAATTACTTCGAAGTTTTGTTATTGCCTCGCGAGGTGTTTCATCAGCAAGTGCAAAAGCTCCGTAATGCATTGGAATAAAATGTGTCGCGTTTAAATCTAAATAAGCTTGCACTGCTTCTTCAGGGGAAACATGAGATACTTTCATAAACCATTCTGGTTCATAAGCGCCAATTGGCATAAGAGCAATATCAATTAAAAAGCGCTTTCCAATCTCTTTGAAACCCTGGAAATAGCCGCTGTCGCCACAAAAATAAATGGTTTCCAAAGTCGTTTCATTATCAATAATCCATCCACCCCAGTGAGATGTATTCATGTCAAATAAGGATCTTCTCGTCCAGTGCTGAGCAGGTACGAAGTGAAAAGAAACTTCATTAATCGTCGTACTTTCCCACCATTTATATTCTTCTACATGCGTAAATTTCTTACGAGTAAATAATTTTTTTAATCCGATAGGTACAAGATATAGAACATCATCATTTAACTGACGAAGAGTTGAAAAATCTAAATGATCATAATGACCGTGTGAAATAAGGACTATATCAATTTTAGGTAGTTCTTGTATAGTAAGACCTGGTTCAGTAAGCCTCGGAACTAACTTTAATTTATTTGCCCATACTGGATCTGTTAATATATTAAGTCCATTCGTTTGGATAAGAAAAGTAGAATGGCCCACCCATGTGACTGTCGTTTTTTCAACATTGCTTTGCAAAAATGCATTTTGTTTAACAGGTGATTGTTCTACTAAAAAAGAAAAGTCTTTTTTGTTCAGCTTTCGTTCTTTACGCCATCTTAAAAAAGAAAGAATTGATTTTTTTGTACTGACATTATCCATATTTTCATAGCGCTTTGCCATGAACATCACCTCATTTAAAATCGTTGTAGTTGTATTGTACCGAAATGTTGTTAAGGAATACAGTGTATAACATGGATTAATGTTTAATTAATTGTTAAAAAATAGGGAGAGGTATTTACAATTTTAACATTGAGCTTTGTTTTGCGAATACGATTTAGAGAAATAATAGTGAAAAAACATATTTTGTCTAGTAATTCGCTTGAAATTAAGAAGTATCATACGTAAATTCGTACGATTTCGTGAACAAATGCAGTAAACAATTTTCTCGTAGTGTTAACTTTTGTTATGATGAGCATAACCTATTTAAATTTAGGATAGAGAAAAGAGGTTTATAAATGAAGCGTTATCAAAAACTAATTGGTCTTATGGTTGTATTTTGTCTATTTGTACTCGCTGGATGTAGTGGATCAGGCTCAAAGCTTCGTAAACCATTAAATTGGGATTTAGAAACTTTCCAATTCACAAATCAAGATGGAAAACAATTTGGTACAAAAGATTTAAAAGGGAAAGTATGGGTTGCAGATTTTATGTTCACAAACTGTCAAACAGTTTGTCCGCCAATGACTGCTAATATGGCAAAATTACAGAAGATGGCAAAGGAAGAGAAGTTAGACGTTCAGTTTGTCTCGTTTAGTGTAGATCCAGATCTTGATAAACCAGAAAATCTGAAAGCTTTCATTCAAAAGTTTACAGAAGATACTAGTAATTGGAATTTATTGACGGGTTATTCGTTAGAAGATATTACAAAGTTTTCAAAAGATAATTTCCAATCACTTGTAGATAAGCCAGAGAACGGTCAAGTAATACATGGTACATCATTTTATTTAATTGATCAAAATGGAAAAGTAATGAAAAAGTATAGCGGTATTAGTAATACACCGTACGAAGATATAATACGTGATATGAAGCGATTAGTGGATTAAAAATAAGGGTGCGTAGCACCCTTATTTTTTTACATTAGTCTATAGATAAAATGTCATGCTGTTGTGGAAGTTTCGGTGCACGAATTTCTAACACACCATTTTGATAGGAAGCTTTCGCTGCTTTTTTATTAATGGAATAAGGCAATTTAATCATTCTTGCGGCTTCTGAAATAGACCGTTCTCGGCGATAATAGTTATGAGATGTTTGTTCTTCTGCCTCTTCAAGTATTTCTTCTTTTACAGAGACTTTTAAGTATTCGGTTTGTATTTCAATTTGAATTTGCTCTTTTTGTATACCCGGTAGTTCAGCGGTAACAACGAGTTCTTCATCAACTTCATATAAATCTACAGGGAATGTTAATAAACGATTTCCTTTTTGGAAAAAATGATTCAAATCAGCGATTACATTGCGAAGAGGTGTTTGCTCAAAAAAATCATCAATTTGCTTTAAATAATTGCGAACCGGTGGACGAGAAGAATCTTTTTTTTCTTCACTCATGGTATTCCCTCCTAGAAATCAATTTGCAATATCATATGACAAAAGCGGAGAAAGGTGATTGCCTAATTTTCATGTTTTCATAAAAAAATGTTAAAAATGTGAAATGGAGTGATTTTTTTATAGTTTTTGGTCGCCATATTGAGTTGATTATGCTAGTATAAATAGGGTTGATATAGTAGTATAGAAACAGAATGAAAACCGAAAGAGGGTAAGAAGTATGTGTGGTTTTGTAGGATGTTTATGTGAAAACCCTAGAGAGTTTTCAGAAACAGAAAAACATCAATTTGAAAATATGAACACGATGATTTTCCACCGCGGTCCAGATGACGAAGGATATTTTCGTGATGAACATGTACAATTTGGCTTCCGCCGTTTAAGTATCATTGACTTAGAGGCAGGACATCAGCCGCTAACTTATGAAAATGATCGATATGTAATTATTTTTAATGGTGAAATTTACAATTATGTAGAATTACGCGAAATGTTACTTGAAAAAGGTGCGACTTTCGCAACGCAATCTGATACAGAAGTTATCATTGCATTGTATGCACATATGAAAGAAAAATGTGTAGACTATCTTCGTGGTATGTTTGCATTTATGATTTGGGATCGTGAAGAAAAGAAACTTTTCGGTGCACGTGACCACTTTGGTATTAAACCATTATATATCGCGCAACAAGGTGATACTACATTCTTCGCATCTGAGAAGAAAAGTATTATGCATGTAATGGAAGACAAAGGGGTAAACCCAACGTCACTACAACATTACTTTACGTACCAATATGGTCCAGAACCAGAAACATTAACAATTGATGTTAATAAAATTGAGCCTGGTCATTATTTCGTAAAGGAAATCGGTAAAGAGATGGAAATCCATCGCTACTGGAAGCCTTATTTCAATGCTTCAAGCGCAACGAAAGAAGAGCATATCCAAGCAATTCGTGATGTATTATACGATTCAGTAAAAGTACATATGCGAAGTGATGTACCAGTAGGTTCATTCTTATCTGGTGGTATCGATTCATCTATTATCGCTTCTATCGCAAGAGAAATGAATCCGAACCTTTTAACGTTCTCTGTTGGTTTTGAACAACGTGGTTTCAGTGAAGTTGATGTTGCGAAAGAAACTGCTGAGAAATTAGGCGTTAAAAACCATAACGTATTTATTTCAGCGAAAGAATTTATGGATGAGTTCCCAAAAATTATTTGGCATATGGATGATCCTTTAGCAGATCCAGCAGCTGTACCATTGTACTTCGTTGCAAAAGAAGCACGTAAACATGTAACAGTTGTTCTTTCAGGGGAAGGCGCAGACGAGCTATTTGGTGGTTATAACATTTACCGTGAGCCAAACTCACTAAAAATGTTCTCGTACATTCCTAGCCCAGGTAAGAGCGTTCTAAAAGCATTAAGCGGTGCTCTTAAAGAAGGATTTAAAGGAAAGAGCTTCCTAGAGCGTGGATGTACGCCAATTGAGGAGCGCTACTATGGAAACGCGAAAATCTTCCGTGAAGAAGAGAAAGCGGAATTAATGAAGTTCTACAATGAAAGTGTTAACTATATGGATATCACGAAACCATTGTATAACGAGATTAAAGATTATGATGATGTAAGTAAAATGCAGTACATTGACATGTTCACGTGGTTACGTGGTGACATTTTATTAAAAGCTGATAAAATGACAATGGCAAACTCATTAGAACTTCGTGTACCGTTCTTAGATAAAGAAGTATTCGATGTTGCATCTAAAATTCCAACTGAATTAAAGATTGCTAACGGAACTACGAAAGCTATTTTACGTGAAGCAGCACGCGGAATCGTTCCAGATCACGTGTTAGATCGTAAAAAACTTGGATTCCCGGTACCAATTCGTCACTGGTTAAAAGATGAAATGCATGACTGGGCTATAAATATTATAAACGAAAGTAAAACAGATCATTTAATCGACAAACAGTATGTATTAAACTTACTGGAAGCACATTGTGCAGATAAAGGCGATTATAGCCGTAAAATTTGGACTGTACTTGCGTTTATGGTTTGGCACCAAATTTATGTTGAGCATAAATACGATACGAATAAGTTCCACGAAGAAACAAAACGTGCGTATAGCTTAGTTTAATAAGAAAAACCTTAAGACCGCATATGGTCTTAAGGTTTTTTTTCATAAATAGAACGTATTATTGATACAATAATAGTAAAAGGATGGACAACATATGATTGCGTTTGAAAAAGTAACAGTAGAAAATGAAAGCGTTGTTAAAGAAATGTTCCGCTCGCATAATGTAAGTGAGAAACAGGTGCAGTATTGCGTAAAAGTTGATGATACATATATTGGTGTAATAGATTACAGTGTTCAAGAAGAGAGTGTAGTTTTATCTCAATTAATAATTCATTTTGATTATCAAAGTTACGGATATGGAACAAATACGTATTTTACATTTGAAGAGATGATGAAACAAAGAGGTGTGAAAGAGATAAAAGTGTTACAAAAGGAATTAACAGAACAAGCAAAAACTTTCATAGAGAGCTTTGGCTTTAATGAAGAAGATGGAACATACGTGAAGAAAATATAACGATGATTAGTAATGT
This region includes:
- a CDS encoding Hsp20/alpha crystallin family protein, with translation MSEEKKDSSRPPVRNYLKQIDDFFEQTPLRNVIADLNHFFQKGNRLLTFPVDLYEVDEELVVTAELPGIQKEQIQIEIQTEYLKVSVKEEILEEAEEQTSHNYYRRERSISEAARMIKLPYSINKKAAKASYQNGVLEIRAPKLPQQHDILSID
- a CDS encoding GNAT family N-acetyltransferase, with protein sequence MIAFEKVTVENESVVKEMFRSHNVSEKQVQYCVKVDDTYIGVIDYSVQEESVVLSQLIIHFDYQSYGYGTNTYFTFEEMMKQRGVKEIKVLQKELTEQAKTFIESFGFNEEDGTYVKKI
- the asnB gene encoding asparagine synthase (glutamine-hydrolyzing), with amino-acid sequence MCGFVGCLCENPREFSETEKHQFENMNTMIFHRGPDDEGYFRDEHVQFGFRRLSIIDLEAGHQPLTYENDRYVIIFNGEIYNYVELREMLLEKGATFATQSDTEVIIALYAHMKEKCVDYLRGMFAFMIWDREEKKLFGARDHFGIKPLYIAQQGDTTFFASEKKSIMHVMEDKGVNPTSLQHYFTYQYGPEPETLTIDVNKIEPGHYFVKEIGKEMEIHRYWKPYFNASSATKEEHIQAIRDVLYDSVKVHMRSDVPVGSFLSGGIDSSIIASIAREMNPNLLTFSVGFEQRGFSEVDVAKETAEKLGVKNHNVFISAKEFMDEFPKIIWHMDDPLADPAAVPLYFVAKEARKHVTVVLSGEGADELFGGYNIYREPNSLKMFSYIPSPGKSVLKALSGALKEGFKGKSFLERGCTPIEERYYGNAKIFREEEKAELMKFYNESVNYMDITKPLYNEIKDYDDVSKMQYIDMFTWLRGDILLKADKMTMANSLELRVPFLDKEVFDVASKIPTELKIANGTTKAILREAARGIVPDHVLDRKKLGFPVPIRHWLKDEMHDWAINIINESKTDHLIDKQYVLNLLEAHCADKGDYSRKIWTVLAFMVWHQIYVEHKYDTNKFHEETKRAYSLV
- a CDS encoding SCO family protein; this translates as MKRYQKLIGLMVVFCLFVLAGCSGSGSKLRKPLNWDLETFQFTNQDGKQFGTKDLKGKVWVADFMFTNCQTVCPPMTANMAKLQKMAKEEKLDVQFVSFSVDPDLDKPENLKAFIQKFTEDTSNWNLLTGYSLEDITKFSKDNFQSLVDKPENGQVIHGTSFYLIDQNGKVMKKYSGISNTPYEDIIRDMKRLVD
- a CDS encoding MBL fold metallo-hydrolase — translated: MAKRYENMDNVSTKKSILSFLRWRKERKLNKKDFSFLVEQSPVKQNAFLQSNVEKTTVTWVGHSTFLIQTNGLNILTDPVWANKLKLVPRLTEPGLTIQELPKIDIVLISHGHYDHLDFSTLRQLNDDVLYLVPIGLKKLFTRKKFTHVEEYKWWESTTINEVSFHFVPAQHWTRRSLFDMNTSHWGGWIIDNETTLETIYFCGDSGYFQGFKEIGKRFLIDIALMPIGAYEPEWFMKVSHVSPEEAVQAYLDLNATHFIPMHYGAFALADETPREAITKLRSNWNLRMLPWEQLHVLFLGQTFTYNSDTNKKQVQEKIETLQV
- a CDS encoding DUF2535 family protein; this translates as MITKSFYFTHSTGDCIKIFEIPVLQAQHPLSFLIQSRLQLFIAKIQKQKHPRFSYSFREYLQKCLKWNDYLNVYKTNTLEKNA
- a CDS encoding DegV family protein; protein product: MQKIKIVTDSTADLSQDVIEKYDIHVLPLSISVNGQTYLDRVDLQPDEFIEEMIKSEELPKTSQPAMGTFVEMYDKLGEDGSEVLSIHMTSGMSGTVATANSAASMTDTKVTVVDSQFITHALAYQVIESAKMANEGRSLEEILKRVDEVRKNTRLYVVVDTLENLVKGGRIGKGKAFIGSLLNIKPIASLEDGVYNPVTKVRSQGQIVKTLAKLFEQDTAGKVVKAVAIPHAKAIPLAESMKAAVEKVSGFTQSEIFYTTPIISTHTGPGAIGFMYLAE